A window of the Myxococcus virescens genome harbors these coding sequences:
- a CDS encoding ParA family protein: MGRIICISNQKGGVGKTTTAINLAASLASAERRTLLVDMDPQGNAGSGLGIKQDNITGTIYEALLNDRPIQELLHPTELRYLQVVPATPDLTGAEVELVNQDNREFRLRDALRPLASEYDYIIIDCPPSLGLLTLNALAAADSVLIPLQCEYYALEGLSQLTHTIDLVKQGLNPDLKMEGILLTMFDSRANIAHQVVEEVRGYFKKQVFEVIVPRNVRLSECPSFGKPIILYDIKSKGCESYLALGRELMKRDTPKSPRRRVA, encoded by the coding sequence GTGGGTCGTATCATCTGCATCTCCAACCAGAAGGGCGGCGTCGGGAAGACCACCACCGCCATCAACCTCGCCGCGAGCCTGGCCTCCGCGGAGCGCCGCACGTTGCTGGTGGACATGGACCCGCAGGGCAACGCGGGCAGTGGCCTGGGCATCAAGCAGGACAACATCACCGGCACCATCTACGAAGCGCTGCTCAATGACCGGCCCATCCAGGAGCTGCTCCATCCCACGGAGCTGCGCTACCTCCAGGTGGTGCCCGCCACGCCGGACCTCACCGGCGCCGAAGTCGAGCTGGTCAACCAGGACAACCGCGAGTTCCGCCTCCGCGACGCCCTGCGCCCGCTGGCCTCCGAATACGACTACATCATCATCGACTGTCCGCCGTCGCTCGGCCTGCTGACGCTCAACGCGCTGGCCGCCGCGGACTCCGTCCTCATCCCGCTCCAGTGCGAGTACTACGCGCTCGAGGGACTCTCTCAGCTCACCCACACCATCGACCTGGTGAAGCAGGGGCTCAACCCGGACCTGAAGATGGAGGGCATCCTCCTCACCATGTTCGACTCGCGGGCCAACATCGCCCACCAGGTCGTCGAAGAGGTGCGCGGGTACTTCAAGAAGCAGGTGTTCGAGGTCATCGTGCCGCGCAACGTGCGCCTGTCCGAGTGCCCCTCCTTCGGAAAGCCCATCATCCTGTACGACATCAAGTCGAAGGGGTGTGAGAGCTACCTCGCGCTGGGCCGCGAGCTGATGAAGCGGGACACCCCCAAGAGCCCTCGCAGGCGCGTGGCTTGA
- a CDS encoding ParB/RepB/Spo0J family partition protein: MVKADMQKRALGRGLSALIPQAGATGAGKGEQAPKAGVLKLPIESIHRDKDQPRRYFDEEKLQELTESIKAQGVLQPILVRKASDGYRIIAGERRWRASQAAGLKEVPAIVRDVTEVQAFELALVENLQRSDLNPIEEAEGYKRLVEEFKLTQEQVSVRVGKERSTVANALRLLALPADVKGMVADGSLSMGHARALLGVPRLPELQNLAKQVADKKLSVRDTERLVQQSRSSGKKDAGKAAPKQSPQVKALVEELQRRLGTKVRLTERSPGKGTIEVDFFSYDDLDRLLKLLRKE, translated from the coding sequence GTGGTGAAAGCAGACATGCAGAAGCGGGCCCTGGGACGCGGGCTGTCCGCCCTCATCCCCCAGGCGGGCGCCACCGGGGCCGGCAAGGGCGAGCAGGCCCCGAAGGCCGGCGTCCTCAAGCTCCCCATCGAGTCCATCCACCGCGACAAGGACCAGCCGCGCCGCTACTTCGACGAGGAGAAGCTCCAGGAGCTCACCGAGTCCATCAAGGCGCAGGGGGTGCTCCAGCCCATCCTCGTCCGCAAGGCCAGTGACGGCTACCGCATCATCGCGGGCGAGCGACGCTGGCGCGCGTCCCAGGCCGCCGGCCTCAAGGAAGTGCCCGCCATCGTCCGCGACGTGACGGAGGTCCAGGCCTTCGAACTGGCGCTGGTGGAGAACCTCCAGCGCTCGGACCTGAACCCCATCGAAGAGGCGGAGGGCTACAAGCGCCTGGTGGAGGAGTTCAAGCTCACGCAGGAGCAGGTCAGCGTGCGCGTGGGCAAGGAGCGCTCCACGGTGGCCAACGCCCTGCGCCTGCTGGCGCTGCCCGCGGACGTCAAGGGCATGGTGGCGGATGGCTCGCTCAGCATGGGCCATGCGCGCGCGCTCCTGGGCGTGCCGCGGCTGCCGGAGCTGCAGAACCTGGCCAAGCAAGTCGCGGACAAGAAGCTCTCCGTGCGTGACACGGAGCGGCTGGTCCAGCAGAGTCGCTCCAGCGGGAAGAAGGACGCGGGCAAGGCGGCACCGAAGCAGAGCCCGCAGGTGAAGGCACTGGTGGAGGAGCTTCAGCGGCGACTGGGTACCAAGGTCCGGCTCACCGAACGAAGCCCCGGAAAGGGCACCATCGAGGTGGACTTCTTCTCGTACGATGACCTCGACCGGCTCTTGAAGCTTCTCAGGAAGGAGTAG
- the bacM gene encoding bactofilin BacM, which produces MALLGGKKDESSSKPLFRREEESVSQRSGEVHTLLGKGSEFEGKLTFEGQVRIDGKFQGQIITKDVLVIGDGAKVQAEIQAGTVIINGQVEGNVKATQIIELKTPGRVKGNLETPSLSMDRGVIFEGSLKMENLGTAGARPPPPPGGEKK; this is translated from the coding sequence GTGGCGCTCCTTGGCGGGAAAAAAGACGAATCATCCAGCAAGCCTCTGTTCAGGCGGGAGGAGGAATCCGTGTCGCAGCGTTCTGGTGAGGTCCACACGCTTCTGGGCAAGGGGAGCGAGTTCGAAGGGAAGCTGACCTTCGAAGGGCAGGTCCGTATCGACGGCAAGTTCCAGGGGCAGATCATCACCAAGGACGTGCTCGTCATTGGGGATGGCGCCAAGGTCCAGGCCGAAATCCAGGCTGGCACCGTCATCATCAACGGCCAGGTCGAAGGCAACGTGAAGGCGACGCAGATCATCGAGCTGAAGACGCCCGGCCGCGTGAAGGGCAACCTCGAGACGCCGTCGCTGTCCATGGACCGCGGTGTCATCTTCGAGGGCTCGCTGAAGATGGAGAACCTGGGCACCGCTGGCGCCCGTCCGCCTCCGCCTCCGGGTGGCGAGAAGAAGTAG
- the egtD gene encoding L-histidine N(alpha)-methyltransferase — MRVTTVPTVATPGEDAQHTPGVQVDVYVKPGDAKRALREEALQGLCGTPKELSPKWLYDERGSQLFDDITRLPEYYPTRREREILLAHAGDIARLSGADTLIELGSGTSEKTRLLLDALEEAGQLARFVPFDVSEAFLRRAASGLAREYPGITVHAVVGDFERHLGQLPHGGRRLVAFLGGTIGNLKPAQRALFLRQLSAGLQPGDGLLLGTDLIKDRERLYAAYNDSAGVTAEFNRNVLKVLNRELGGDFDPDAFEHFAPFDEKNAWIEMRLVSRREQTVWLSTLRKQVDFAEGEVLRTEVSCKFHQRQVASELSAAGLTLAEWWTDAASDFALSLAFKR, encoded by the coding sequence ATGCGGGTGACGACGGTACCGACGGTGGCGACTCCGGGTGAAGACGCGCAGCACACGCCGGGAGTCCAGGTGGACGTTTACGTGAAGCCGGGCGACGCGAAGCGCGCCCTGCGGGAAGAGGCGCTCCAGGGCCTGTGCGGCACGCCCAAGGAGCTGTCTCCCAAGTGGCTCTACGACGAGCGCGGCAGCCAGCTCTTCGACGACATCACCCGGCTGCCGGAGTACTACCCGACGCGGCGCGAGCGGGAAATCCTGCTGGCCCACGCCGGTGACATCGCCCGCTTGAGCGGCGCGGACACGCTCATCGAGCTGGGCAGCGGCACCAGCGAGAAGACGCGCCTGCTCCTGGACGCGCTGGAGGAGGCGGGACAGCTGGCGCGCTTCGTCCCCTTCGACGTGAGCGAGGCCTTCCTGCGGCGCGCGGCGTCGGGCCTGGCGCGCGAGTACCCGGGCATCACCGTGCACGCGGTGGTGGGCGACTTCGAGCGCCACCTGGGCCAGCTCCCCCACGGCGGCCGGCGGCTGGTGGCCTTTCTGGGCGGCACCATCGGCAACCTGAAGCCGGCGCAGCGCGCGCTCTTCCTGAGGCAGCTCTCCGCCGGGCTGCAGCCGGGAGACGGGCTGCTCCTGGGCACCGACCTCATCAAGGACCGCGAGCGGCTGTACGCCGCCTACAACGACAGCGCGGGCGTGACGGCCGAGTTCAACCGCAACGTGCTCAAGGTGCTCAACCGCGAGCTGGGCGGGGACTTCGACCCGGACGCCTTCGAGCACTTCGCGCCCTTCGACGAGAAGAACGCCTGGATTGAGATGCGCCTGGTGTCCCGGCGCGAGCAGACGGTGTGGCTGTCCACGCTGCGCAAGCAGGTGGACTTCGCCGAAGGGGAGGTGCTGCGCACGGAGGTGAGCTGCAAGTTCCACCAGCGGCAGGTGGCATCCGAGCTGTCGGCCGCGGGACTCACGCTGGCCGAGTGGTGGACGGACGCCGCGAGCGACTTCGCCCTCTCCCTGGCCTTCAAGCGCTGA
- the egtB gene encoding ergothioneine biosynthesis protein EgtB, with product MFQMAEERSHPREEGGAHPRWKSRAWTELETARARVLAMLGGLPEDALRRQHSPLMSPLVWDVAHVANYEEQWLLRALGAPAITDPAFDAIYDAFRHPRSTRAELPLLPPEAAFAYARRVREAVREHLHRLPEDSTAPLLAGGYVFGMVAQHEQQHAETLAATLQLMTSPAYHVPSARPRPRPGAVPQAEVFIPGGEVRLGSTSPWAYDNERPAFSQHVAPFLMDAHPVTNGDYLVFVEAGGYEDPRWWHPKGWEVVQAEGLKSPGFWLPQGNHTWLRRRFDQVEPLPKDEPVQHVCWYEADAYARWAGKRLPTEAEWEKAARGSDGRPREYPWGDTPPTRAHGNLDGGTWGPAPVGSYPQGVSQDGVWGLLGDVWEWTASDFRPYAGFNAFPYPEYSEVFFGESYKVLRGGAWASAPVAVRNGFRNWDFPNRRQIFAGFRCARNAR from the coding sequence ATGTTCCAAATGGCCGAGGAACGGAGTCACCCGCGAGAGGAAGGCGGGGCCCATCCACGCTGGAAGTCCCGTGCCTGGACCGAGCTGGAGACGGCGCGCGCGCGCGTGCTGGCGATGCTCGGCGGGCTGCCCGAGGACGCGCTGCGCCGTCAGCATTCGCCGCTCATGTCGCCGCTCGTCTGGGACGTGGCGCACGTGGCCAACTACGAGGAGCAGTGGCTGCTCCGGGCGCTGGGGGCGCCGGCCATCACCGACCCGGCGTTCGACGCCATCTATGACGCCTTCCGGCACCCGCGCTCCACGCGCGCCGAGCTGCCGCTGCTGCCACCCGAGGCCGCCTTCGCCTACGCGCGGCGCGTGCGGGAGGCGGTGCGCGAGCACCTGCACCGGCTGCCCGAGGACAGCACCGCGCCGCTGCTGGCCGGCGGCTACGTCTTCGGCATGGTGGCGCAACACGAACAGCAGCACGCGGAGACGCTGGCCGCCACGCTGCAGCTCATGACGTCGCCGGCGTACCACGTGCCCTCGGCGCGCCCGCGGCCCCGGCCCGGCGCCGTGCCGCAGGCGGAGGTCTTCATCCCCGGCGGCGAGGTGCGGCTGGGCAGCACGTCACCGTGGGCCTACGACAACGAGCGGCCCGCGTTCTCCCAGCACGTCGCCCCATTCCTGATGGACGCGCACCCCGTCACCAACGGCGACTACCTCGTGTTCGTGGAGGCGGGTGGCTACGAGGACCCGCGCTGGTGGCACCCCAAGGGCTGGGAGGTCGTCCAGGCGGAAGGGCTGAAGTCCCCGGGCTTCTGGCTGCCCCAGGGCAACCACACCTGGCTGCGGCGGCGCTTCGACCAGGTGGAGCCGCTGCCCAAGGACGAGCCGGTGCAGCACGTGTGCTGGTACGAGGCGGACGCCTACGCGCGCTGGGCCGGCAAGCGGCTGCCCACCGAGGCCGAGTGGGAGAAGGCCGCGCGCGGCAGCGACGGCCGCCCCCGCGAGTACCCCTGGGGCGACACGCCGCCCACCCGCGCTCACGGCAACCTGGACGGAGGCACGTGGGGCCCGGCGCCGGTGGGCAGCTACCCACAGGGCGTCAGCCAGGACGGCGTCTGGGGACTGCTGGGCGACGTGTGGGAATGGACCGCGAGCGACTTCCGCCCGTACGCGGGCTTCAACGCCTTCCCGTACCCCGAGTACTCCGAGGTGTTCTTCGGCGAGTCCTACAAGGTTCTCCGGGGAGGCGCGTGGGCCAGCGCACCGGTCGCGGTGCGCAACGGCTTCCGCAATTGGGACTTCCCCAACCGCCGGCAGATTTTCGCCGGCTTCCGCTGTGCACGGAACGCGAGGTGA
- a CDS encoding helix-turn-helix domain-containing protein has product MDTELASMLGAASRAARVRMGLTQADVAERIGMASEVYGRLERGHMLPSVQNLRRLCMVLNVPPHELLGLGEGFTAPPPVKEKAAAKNREEDTPEMRRLMRNLRKLTTVQLKLMNLIASAMQHKKK; this is encoded by the coding sequence ATGGACACAGAACTGGCGAGCATGCTGGGGGCCGCGTCGAGGGCCGCCCGGGTGCGGATGGGGCTGACGCAGGCGGACGTCGCCGAGCGCATTGGCATGGCGTCGGAGGTGTACGGGCGGTTGGAGCGCGGCCACATGCTGCCCAGCGTCCAGAACCTACGCCGGCTGTGCATGGTGCTGAACGTGCCTCCTCACGAACTGCTGGGGCTGGGCGAGGGCTTCACCGCCCCGCCGCCGGTGAAGGAGAAGGCCGCCGCGAAGAATCGCGAGGAGGACACGCCGGAGATGCGGCGGCTGATGCGCAACCTGCGCAAGCTGACGACGGTGCAGTTGAAGCTGATGAACCTGATCGCCTCGGCGATGCAGCACAAGAAGAAGTAG
- a CDS encoding Ig-like domain-containing protein, with amino-acid sequence MPSHAASPALPRAALARFTFFLIAVTGLLLAGPTRAATNAESAQRAINYLSADAANWSVRFGCTSCHRHGAALFGLANARTTGYDLDALTYNGRTNRENLEFIAGRLVSEQRADGSWFHEGIFYPNAKTSYSAFGLAGYDAHLGTRYSDALVLAADWALTQQEATGRWREDFPFYPVGYGHVGVTARMMTAIAQARQRVDPAKASQYQAALDRAAGYVRAHMNDWTDGPATDGQRYTHQVAWAMVGLKAAGPGTNAVNTQALETLATRLLTTRAGGGAPGWGSLEGDVPDEFATGISLYALCLAGRKPGADGRMSEALEWLKARQAMNGGWGADTRYPDIPTTFASLGLACFGDYSVSVTVSGGARRPFEHDLPRIQSVTYPITVRNHGYRTDSYRLSTQGGLTGWTATLSRTTLELAPDTEATLTLTITAPEGLEPSLTSDVMVVAASQEAEGVKGSVRVTTYTNPPPPTNGVPTATTLLSPMDGQLTVALNNTLSARVVDDRGWEARGPGMGVVTFSVAGVTVGADNDADGDGVYSFVWRPRASTWSELGVQDLRAVYSGVTLAPARENRLGSSASFSVEVHPSPFPAPSVTLCGLPGFTDALTLEVCGFVTPLAAGAEIDSATFVIQGVSHPVAPDPSGGYVDTVLPLVDGPNVIRLVATDSFGGIASEEAVVMVDNTAPELTFRSPANGAALRSYSVDVRMVVRDWSPVRVETNWVQVTDVPAGGGDVTHRVDLWPGENLILVRATDSVGHVTERMLTVWVDAEAPWVSTGLPDGWLVGPQPGNAMPYDIGVYSASATTVTLSTGRTYTLPRGGGGVQATLDLVPGDNAFTIDVTSETGMRATLSRTVRYDDAAPVASLRLPVPGQTYSGVIHLTARVTDAVSGVRWVAFTRDGSGIRAATLQPDGTWTAELDTRELVDGEHTVEVWMDDPAGNFAIQTFPFVTRNQP; translated from the coding sequence ATGCCCTCACACGCCGCTTCTCCTGCCTTGCCGCGCGCCGCGCTCGCGCGCTTCACGTTCTTCCTCATCGCGGTGACGGGGCTGCTGCTCGCCGGGCCCACACGCGCGGCCACCAACGCCGAGTCCGCGCAGCGCGCCATCAACTACCTCAGCGCGGACGCGGCGAACTGGTCGGTGCGTTTCGGCTGCACGTCGTGCCACCGCCACGGCGCGGCGCTGTTCGGCCTCGCGAACGCGCGCACCACCGGCTACGACCTGGACGCGCTCACGTACAACGGGCGCACCAACCGGGAGAACCTGGAGTTCATCGCCGGGCGGCTCGTCTCCGAGCAACGCGCGGACGGCTCGTGGTTCCACGAGGGCATCTTCTATCCCAACGCGAAGACGAGCTACTCCGCCTTCGGGCTCGCGGGCTACGACGCACACCTGGGCACGCGGTACTCGGACGCGTTGGTGCTGGCCGCGGACTGGGCGCTGACGCAGCAGGAGGCCACCGGCCGCTGGCGCGAGGACTTCCCCTTCTACCCGGTGGGCTACGGCCACGTCGGCGTCACCGCGCGGATGATGACGGCCATTGCCCAGGCCCGGCAGCGCGTGGACCCGGCCAAGGCCTCGCAGTACCAGGCCGCGCTGGACCGGGCGGCCGGCTACGTGCGCGCGCACATGAATGACTGGACGGATGGCCCGGCCACCGACGGCCAGCGCTACACGCACCAGGTGGCGTGGGCCATGGTGGGACTCAAGGCCGCCGGCCCGGGCACCAACGCGGTGAACACCCAGGCCCTGGAGACCCTGGCCACGCGGCTCCTGACCACGCGCGCGGGCGGGGGCGCGCCGGGCTGGGGCTCGCTGGAAGGCGACGTGCCGGACGAGTTCGCCACCGGCATCTCCCTGTATGCGCTGTGCCTCGCGGGCCGGAAGCCCGGCGCGGATGGGCGCATGTCGGAGGCGCTGGAGTGGCTCAAGGCGCGGCAGGCGATGAACGGGGGCTGGGGCGCGGACACGCGCTATCCGGACATCCCCACGACCTTCGCCTCGCTGGGGCTGGCGTGCTTCGGAGACTACAGCGTGAGCGTCACCGTGAGCGGCGGGGCACGCCGGCCCTTCGAGCATGATTTGCCGCGCATCCAGTCCGTCACCTACCCCATCACGGTGCGCAATCATGGCTACCGGACGGACAGCTACCGGCTGAGCACCCAGGGCGGGCTCACCGGTTGGACGGCGACGCTGAGCCGCACCACGCTGGAGCTGGCACCAGACACCGAGGCCACCCTCACGCTCACCATCACCGCGCCGGAGGGGCTGGAGCCATCGCTCACCTCGGACGTCATGGTGGTGGCGGCCTCCCAGGAGGCGGAGGGCGTGAAGGGCTCGGTGCGCGTCACCACCTACACCAACCCGCCGCCGCCCACCAACGGCGTGCCCACCGCCACCACGCTGCTTTCGCCCATGGACGGACAGCTCACGGTGGCGCTGAACAACACCCTGTCCGCGCGCGTGGTGGATGACCGCGGCTGGGAGGCGCGAGGCCCGGGCATGGGCGTGGTGACGTTCTCCGTGGCGGGCGTCACGGTGGGCGCGGACAACGACGCGGATGGGGACGGCGTCTACTCCTTCGTGTGGCGTCCGCGCGCCTCCACCTGGAGCGAGCTGGGCGTGCAGGACCTGCGCGCGGTGTACTCGGGCGTGACGCTGGCGCCCGCGCGGGAGAACCGGCTGGGCAGCTCCGCGTCGTTCTCGGTGGAGGTGCACCCGTCCCCCTTCCCCGCGCCGTCGGTGACGCTGTGCGGACTGCCGGGCTTCACGGACGCGCTGACGCTGGAGGTGTGCGGCTTCGTCACGCCGCTGGCGGCGGGCGCGGAAATCGACTCGGCCACCTTCGTCATCCAGGGCGTCAGCCACCCGGTGGCCCCCGACCCCAGCGGCGGCTACGTGGACACGGTGCTGCCGCTGGTGGACGGGCCCAACGTCATCCGGCTGGTGGCCACCGACTCGTTCGGCGGCATCGCCAGCGAGGAAGCCGTGGTCATGGTGGACAACACCGCGCCGGAGCTCACCTTCCGTTCACCGGCCAACGGCGCGGCCCTGCGCTCCTACAGCGTGGACGTGCGGATGGTGGTGCGTGACTGGTCGCCGGTGCGCGTGGAGACCAACTGGGTGCAGGTGACGGACGTGCCCGCGGGCGGCGGAGACGTGACGCACCGGGTGGACCTGTGGCCGGGGGAGAACCTCATCCTGGTGCGGGCCACGGATTCGGTGGGCCACGTCACGGAGCGGATGCTGACGGTGTGGGTGGACGCGGAGGCGCCGTGGGTGTCCACGGGCCTTCCGGATGGGTGGCTCGTCGGGCCGCAGCCGGGGAACGCGATGCCCTACGACATCGGCGTGTACTCCGCGTCCGCCACCACGGTGACGCTGTCCACCGGGCGGACGTACACGCTGCCCCGGGGCGGCGGCGGCGTGCAGGCGACGCTGGACCTGGTGCCCGGGGACAACGCGTTCACCATCGATGTGACGAGCGAGACGGGCATGCGCGCCACGCTGTCGCGCACGGTGCGCTACGACGACGCCGCGCCGGTGGCCTCACTGCGGCTGCCGGTGCCGGGGCAGACGTACAGCGGAGTGATTCACCTCACCGCGCGGGTGACGGACGCGGTGAGCGGTGTGCGGTGGGTGGCCTTCACGCGGGATGGCTCCGGCATCCGGGCCGCCACGCTCCAGCCGGACGGCACCTGGACGGCGGAGCTGGACACGCGCGAGCTGGTGGACGGCGAGCACACCGTGGAGGTGTGGATGGATGACCCGGCGGGGAACTTCGCCATCCAGACGTTCCCCTTCGTCACGCGGAACCAGCCGTAG
- a CDS encoding chloride channel protein, with translation MDGAHGRGGFVRALLGSLTGPEQRFWLLVVTVGLIAGLGAVALLKVLRFTQQLFWRSTGEDFLAGVAAAPTWRRVLIPILGGALVTLLTLIVGRPLRGHGTAGIIESIWVKSGRLSLPRSLLRGLVSILAVAMGAPLGREGALLSTGAASGSSLARWLRLGPGQARLLVACGASAGMASAYNVPIGAALFGLEVLLGSFALELFGPIVVSCVVATLVSRGLIADHPSFVIPHYTLLHPRELVLAMLLGVVLGAASAFYVRGINVMSDLLDRAAAWLAPFLPLLSMSVVGMTAVWLPQLLGNGYDAVNAALLGKLSLAHLLLLPLAKLALTATCAGAGVPGGLFTPSLFYGGLLGGAFGMLAEWVLPGGAPSGAYALLGMGAVLAGTTHASVSAVLLIFELTGDYPLVLPLMLSAVVSAVVSQRLEPESLYTSVLNRRNVRVPATVPHWLRQEGARALLKPVHQRVPPSAPLQQVLAFLLEQPLGQDLYVTDEAGRYRGALVLDQLKGHLPDHSQLHATIAADVMDMRVRPITPGLSLSEVAARFTETSLERLPVVDGERRLLGTISKQDVLRQGTF, from the coding sequence ATGGACGGCGCCCACGGGCGAGGCGGATTCGTCCGGGCGCTGCTGGGGAGCCTCACCGGCCCGGAGCAGCGCTTCTGGCTGCTCGTCGTCACGGTGGGGCTCATCGCGGGGTTGGGCGCGGTGGCGCTGCTCAAGGTGCTGCGCTTCACCCAGCAGCTCTTCTGGCGCAGCACGGGTGAGGACTTCCTGGCCGGCGTCGCGGCGGCCCCCACGTGGCGCCGGGTGCTCATCCCGATTCTCGGCGGCGCGCTGGTGACGCTGCTGACGCTCATCGTCGGCCGGCCCCTGCGGGGCCACGGCACCGCGGGCATCATTGAATCCATCTGGGTGAAGTCCGGCCGCCTGTCGCTGCCGCGCTCGCTGCTGCGGGGGCTGGTCTCCATCCTCGCCGTGGCGATGGGCGCGCCGCTGGGCCGCGAGGGCGCGCTGCTGTCCACCGGCGCGGCCAGTGGCTCGTCGCTGGCCCGCTGGCTGCGGCTGGGCCCCGGCCAGGCCCGCCTGCTGGTGGCCTGCGGCGCGTCCGCGGGCATGGCCTCCGCGTACAACGTCCCCATTGGCGCGGCCCTCTTCGGCCTGGAGGTGCTGCTGGGCAGCTTCGCGCTGGAGCTGTTCGGCCCCATCGTCGTCTCGTGCGTGGTGGCGACGCTCGTGTCACGCGGCCTCATCGCGGACCACCCCAGCTTCGTGATTCCCCACTACACGCTGCTGCACCCGCGCGAGCTGGTGCTGGCCATGCTGCTGGGCGTGGTGCTGGGCGCCGCGTCCGCCTTCTACGTGCGCGGCATCAACGTCATGTCGGACCTGCTGGACCGGGCCGCCGCGTGGCTGGCGCCCTTCCTGCCCCTGCTGTCCATGTCAGTGGTGGGCATGACGGCGGTGTGGCTGCCGCAGCTGCTGGGCAACGGCTATGACGCGGTGAACGCGGCGCTGCTCGGCAAGCTCTCCCTGGCCCACCTGCTGCTGCTTCCGCTGGCGAAGCTGGCCCTCACCGCCACCTGCGCCGGCGCCGGCGTGCCTGGCGGACTCTTCACCCCATCCCTCTTCTACGGCGGACTGCTGGGCGGCGCCTTTGGCATGCTCGCCGAATGGGTGCTGCCCGGCGGCGCGCCCAGCGGCGCCTACGCGCTGCTGGGCATGGGCGCGGTGCTGGCGGGCACCACGCACGCGTCGGTGTCCGCGGTGCTCCTCATCTTCGAGCTCACCGGCGACTACCCGCTGGTGCTGCCGCTGATGCTCAGCGCGGTGGTGTCCGCGGTCGTCAGCCAGCGCCTGGAGCCGGAGTCGCTGTACACCTCCGTGCTCAACCGCCGCAACGTGCGCGTCCCCGCCACCGTGCCGCACTGGCTGCGCCAGGAAGGCGCCCGCGCGCTGCTCAAGCCCGTGCACCAGCGCGTACCTCCGTCGGCGCCGCTCCAGCAGGTGCTCGCGTTCCTGCTGGAGCAGCCCCTGGGCCAGGACCTCTACGTCACCGATGAGGCGGGCCGGTACCGGGGCGCGCTGGTGCTCGACCAGTTGAAGGGGCATCTGCCGGACCACTCACAGCTGCACGCCACCATCGCCGCGGACGTGATGGACATGCGCGTGCGCCCGATTACCCCTGGCCTGTCCTTGAGCGAGGTCGCCGCCCGCTTCACGGAGACCTCCCTGGAGCGGCTTCCCGTCGTGGACGGAGAGCGGCGCCTGCTGGGCACAATCTCCAAACAGGACGTGTTGAGGCAAGGGACCTTCTGA